In the genome of Desulfuromonas sp. DDH964, one region contains:
- a CDS encoding DNA polymerase Y family protein codes for MPRDILHLQIPAFAVAVARVVDSSLRGRPVAVAPGHSERALLQCVSAEAAADGVFAGMPLFQARRRCPALLLLPPDPELLGRAGRALLAVSAAYSPLIEPAAAGRLFLDLTGCGRLLGPGRDAAARLERELAARLHLAGSVGVAGNKLVSRIAAGYLERPGVCDVLRGAEEGFLGPLPVTVLPGIGAARQLALTQELNLRRVEELARLSIAQLRLPFGPLAPLLHQRARGIDPSPVLPPRQAPGVVEEAFLSREENDDELLLAELCRLAESCGRRLRRQGAGTAELALTLFYVDGVREECRQRLPAAQNHDLVLLAAAEELFRRACSRRLRVKGLRLACTRLGPVSPQVDLFTAAGPSPHQLALQQAIDALRDRYGMQVLRRGRALVT; via the coding sequence ATGCCCCGCGATATCCTCCACCTGCAGATCCCCGCCTTTGCCGTCGCCGTCGCCCGGGTCGTCGATTCATCGCTGCGCGGTCGCCCGGTCGCTGTTGCCCCCGGCCACTCGGAGCGCGCCCTGTTGCAGTGCGTCTCCGCCGAGGCGGCCGCCGACGGCGTCTTCGCCGGCATGCCGCTCTTCCAGGCCCGGCGCCGCTGCCCGGCGCTGCTCCTCCTCCCCCCCGACCCCGAACTGCTCGGTCGCGCCGGCCGCGCCCTGCTCGCGGTCAGCGCCGCCTACTCGCCGCTGATCGAGCCGGCCGCCGCCGGCCGCCTCTTCCTCGACCTGACCGGCTGCGGGCGGCTGCTCGGGCCGGGGCGCGACGCCGCCGCGCGCCTGGAGCGAGAGCTCGCCGCGCGGCTGCACCTGGCCGGCTCCGTCGGCGTCGCCGGCAACAAGCTGGTCAGCCGCATCGCCGCCGGCTACCTCGAGCGCCCCGGGGTCTGCGACGTGCTGCGCGGCGCCGAGGAAGGGTTTCTCGGGCCGCTGCCGGTGACGGTGCTGCCGGGGATCGGCGCCGCCCGCCAGCTGGCGTTGACGCAGGAGCTCAACCTGCGCCGGGTCGAGGAGCTGGCGCGGCTATCCATCGCCCAGCTGCGCCTCCCCTTCGGGCCGCTGGCGCCGCTGCTGCACCAGCGCGCCCGCGGCATCGACCCCTCGCCGGTGCTGCCGCCGCGGCAGGCACCCGGCGTGGTCGAGGAGGCCTTCCTCTCCCGCGAGGAGAATGACGACGAGCTGCTCCTCGCCGAACTCTGCCGCCTGGCGGAGAGCTGCGGGCGGCGGCTGCGCCGCCAGGGAGCGGGGACGGCGGAACTGGCGCTGACCCTCTTTTATGTCGACGGCGTACGCGAGGAGTGCCGCCAGCGCCTGCCGGCAGCGCAGAACCACGACCTGGTGCTGCTGGCGGCGGCCGAAGAGCTCTTCCGCCGTGCCTGCAGCCGGCGGCTGCGGGTCAAGGGGCTGCGCCTCGCCTGCACCCGCCTCGGTCCGGTCTCCCCCCAGGTCGATCTCTTCACCGCCGCTGGCCCGTCCCCCCACCAGCTCGCCCTGCAGCAGGCGATCGACGCGCTGCGCGACCGCTACGGCATGCAGGTGCTGCGGCGTGGCCGGGCGCTGGTGACG
- a CDS encoding alkaline phosphatase: MNLQRMMFLAPWFLAAALLGGCGDSDSSSTATPSAQTQATTKNVILVIGDGMQEESERAGSLYLTGTSRGLTFHALPVQGFVTTWDVTTYDRYAWDLGMAQYDPATFKPVVGYDTNRGGTMPYPEVAWGDDNYFLTKLNAWGGTGPKEPATDSASAGTAMATGIKTDDGNIAWRSGDPADGALETIAEKMRTQKGAAIGVVSTVQFSHATPATFVSHNVNRNNYGEIAAEIINTVKPEVVIGGGHPNWKSGNIDPADYAALVDGSAGYTLVERTAGVDGGTALLAAAATLPVNGRLFGLFGGSGGNFEYPVPTTDGSAVVNRGSIENPTLAQASEAALEVLARDPDGFFLMVEQGDIDWANHANNYTDMIGTIDDLDKAVARIIAFVDQPGDSIDWNNTLLIVTTDHGNSYLRLLDEAALRNGQIPADLTGIVSYGTGNHTNELVNYYSRGAGSELFADFAGEWYPGTQIIDNTRIHSVMQRAAGVQ, encoded by the coding sequence ATGAACTTGCAGCGCATGATGTTCCTGGCCCCCTGGTTTCTGGCCGCCGCCCTGCTCGGCGGTTGCGGCGACAGCGATTCCAGCTCCACAGCCACCCCGAGCGCCCAGACCCAAGCCACCACGAAGAATGTCATTCTCGTCATTGGCGACGGCATGCAGGAGGAGAGCGAGCGGGCCGGCAGCCTCTACCTGACCGGCACCAGCCGCGGCCTGACCTTCCACGCCCTGCCGGTCCAGGGCTTCGTCACGACCTGGGATGTGACCACCTACGACCGCTACGCCTGGGATCTCGGCATGGCGCAATACGACCCGGCCACCTTCAAGCCGGTCGTCGGCTACGACACCAACCGCGGCGGCACCATGCCCTACCCCGAAGTCGCCTGGGGGGACGACAACTATTTCCTGACCAAGCTCAATGCCTGGGGCGGGACCGGTCCCAAGGAACCGGCCACCGACTCGGCTTCGGCCGGAACCGCCATGGCGACCGGGATCAAGACCGACGATGGCAACATCGCCTGGCGCTCCGGCGACCCGGCTGACGGCGCCCTGGAGACGATCGCCGAAAAGATGCGCACCCAGAAGGGTGCGGCGATCGGCGTCGTCAGCACCGTGCAGTTCTCCCATGCCACCCCGGCGACCTTCGTCTCCCACAACGTCAATCGCAACAACTACGGCGAGATCGCCGCCGAGATCATCAACACCGTCAAGCCCGAGGTGGTGATCGGCGGCGGGCATCCAAACTGGAAGTCCGGCAATATCGACCCCGCCGATTATGCCGCGCTGGTCGACGGCAGCGCCGGCTACACCCTGGTCGAGCGCACGGCCGGCGTCGATGGCGGCACCGCCCTGCTTGCCGCCGCCGCGACCCTCCCTGTCAACGGGCGCCTCTTCGGTCTCTTTGGCGGCAGCGGCGGCAATTTCGAGTACCCGGTCCCGACCACCGACGGCAGCGCCGTCGTCAATCGCGGCTCGATCGAGAACCCGACCCTCGCCCAGGCGAGCGAGGCCGCCCTCGAAGTCCTCGCCCGCGACCCCGACGGCTTTTTCCTGATGGTCGAGCAGGGGGACATCGATTGGGCCAACCATGCCAACAACTACACCGACATGATCGGCACCATCGATGACCTCGACAAGGCGGTTGCCCGGATTATCGCCTTCGTCGATCAGCCCGGCGACAGCATCGACTGGAACAACACCCTGCTCATCGTCACCACCGACCATGGCAACAGCTACCTGCGCCTCCTCGATGAGGCGGCGCTGCGCAACGGCCAGATTCCGGCCGATCTGACCGGCATCGTCAGCTATGGCACCGGCAACCACACCAACGAGCTGGTCAACTACTACTCCCGCGGCGCCGGCAGCGAACTTTTCGCCGACTTCGCGGGGGAATGGTATCCGGGAACGCAAATCATCGACAACACCCGCATTCATAGCGTCATGCAGCGGGCGGCAGGGGTGCAATAG
- a CDS encoding DUF2062 domain-containing protein, whose amino-acid sequence MSIANASEPGAAVHCYREWLRRRLLDPLLKLLGDGLGPGPAARALAVGALVGVMPLPWGTSLLCLVVALPLRLNPLAVQAGNYAAWPLQLLLAWPYLRLGGAWFPAATPVAATDDLLHTLANAGGAALCAWALTAPLLLPLLYAVSLRLVVALGARA is encoded by the coding sequence ATGTCCATCGCGAACGCATCTGAACCGGGCGCCGCCGTCCACTGCTACCGCGAATGGTTGCGGCGGCGCCTGCTCGATCCCCTGCTGAAACTCCTCGGTGACGGTCTCGGGCCCGGCCCAGCGGCCCGGGCGCTGGCGGTCGGTGCCCTCGTCGGGGTGATGCCGCTCCCCTGGGGAACGAGCCTCCTCTGCCTGGTGGTTGCGCTGCCGCTGCGACTCAACCCTTTAGCGGTGCAGGCCGGCAATTATGCCGCCTGGCCGCTGCAGTTGCTCCTCGCCTGGCCCTACCTGCGCCTCGGCGGCGCCTGGTTTCCGGCAGCCACTCCGGTCGCGGCAACCGACGATCTCCTCCACACTCTGGCGAATGCCGGTGGCGCCGCCCTTTGCGCTTGGGCGCTGACCGCTCCACTGTTGCTGCCGCTCCTCTACGCGGTCAGCCTGCGCCTGGTCGTCGCCCTTGGCGCGAGGGCGTAG
- a CDS encoding prolipoprotein diacylglyceryl transferase family protein, which produces MNPTLFVLLLALFCYGLLAWGVRTLPRENWQIFAALPRRRNADGAWQGLNLTWYGLLTANAYLVATAILFLLLGALHAPLAAVLTVAILMLGICVPASRVVAWLVEGKAHTFTVGGAVFVGTLVAPWVVGLANLLPWAEGDRPLPILATLAAIVTAYAFGEGLGRLACLSFGCCYGKPLEECGPLLRRLFGRRPLVFSGELKKIAYASGLAGKPVVPVQMLTATLYVTTGLLNIGLFLAGHFALAFLLGTLVTQGWRVASELLRADYRGDQSFSAYQWMGLAAIPYALAMAWYFAAPATLRPDLGAGLAALWQPALLLALQALWLVIFLYTGRSAVTGATLSFHVHRERI; this is translated from the coding sequence ATGAACCCGACCCTCTTCGTGCTGCTGCTGGCGCTCTTCTGCTATGGCCTTCTCGCCTGGGGAGTGCGTACCCTGCCCCGGGAGAACTGGCAGATCTTTGCGGCCCTGCCGCGGCGCCGGAATGCCGACGGGGCCTGGCAGGGCCTCAACCTGACCTGGTACGGCCTGCTCACCGCCAACGCCTACCTGGTGGCGACGGCCATCCTTTTCCTGCTGCTCGGAGCTTTGCACGCCCCCCTGGCGGCGGTGCTGACCGTAGCCATCCTGATGCTCGGCATCTGCGTGCCGGCCTCCAGGGTGGTCGCCTGGCTGGTGGAAGGGAAGGCCCACACCTTCACCGTCGGCGGCGCCGTCTTCGTCGGGACCCTGGTTGCTCCCTGGGTGGTCGGGCTGGCCAATCTCCTCCCCTGGGCCGAAGGTGACCGGCCGTTGCCGATCCTGGCGACGCTGGCGGCGATCGTCACCGCTTATGCCTTCGGCGAAGGGCTCGGGCGCCTCGCCTGCCTCAGCTTCGGCTGCTGCTACGGCAAGCCGCTGGAGGAATGCGGACCGTTGCTGCGGCGTCTCTTCGGGCGCCGGCCGCTGGTCTTTTCCGGGGAACTGAAGAAGATCGCCTATGCCAGCGGCCTCGCCGGAAAGCCGGTGGTGCCGGTGCAGATGCTCACCGCGACTCTTTATGTGACGACCGGGCTGCTCAATATCGGCCTTTTTCTCGCCGGCCACTTCGCCCTCGCCTTCCTCCTCGGCACCCTGGTGACACAGGGGTGGCGGGTCGCTTCCGAGCTGCTGCGCGCCGACTACCGTGGCGACCAGTCCTTCTCGGCCTACCAGTGGATGGGTCTGGCGGCCATCCCCTACGCTCTGGCCATGGCCTGGTACTTCGCCGCTCCCGCCACGCTGCGCCCCGACCTCGGCGCCGGGCTGGCTGCCCTCTGGCAGCCGGCGCTGCTCCTCGCCCTGCAGGCACTTTGGCTGGTGATCTTTCTCTATACCGGGCGCAGCGCCGTAACCGGCGCGACCCTCTCCTTCCATGTCCATCGCGAACGCATCTGA
- a CDS encoding DUF2971 domain-containing protein encodes MLRNITARLYADRPDETLYHYTTLRGLLGIIGSRTLWASDIRYLNDSAEMKHAADLIKREIARRIAAGHPNPKLLNQFQYWVGHRVTHGHMLFSASFRSNGNLLSQWRGYSTHGKGVSIGFDPEQIVALARAQDFQVGRCIYAPARQQELIGTVVDAVEAVAEEQGECTDPERRSPDQSYHDSFELVESDLLRIAAILKHPSFQEEDEWRVVSPVFSDLATAPIHFREGTSMLVPYLEFGLTTGEETLQLEHLFLGPSPNISISMNSLELCLAHHGIRPAAGISYCQIPYRQR; translated from the coding sequence ATGCTCCGCAATATCACCGCCCGGCTCTACGCCGACCGACCCGACGAAACCCTCTACCACTACACCACCCTCAGAGGGCTGCTCGGCATTATCGGCAGCCGGACCCTCTGGGCCAGCGATATCCGCTATCTCAACGACTCAGCAGAGATGAAACACGCTGCCGACCTGATCAAGCGGGAGATCGCCCGCCGCATCGCCGCCGGCCACCCCAATCCGAAGTTGTTGAACCAGTTCCAGTACTGGGTCGGCCACCGCGTCACCCACGGCCACATGCTCTTCTCCGCTTCCTTCCGCAGCAACGGCAACCTCCTCAGCCAGTGGCGCGGCTACAGCACGCACGGCAAGGGGGTGAGCATCGGCTTCGATCCGGAGCAGATCGTCGCCCTCGCCCGGGCCCAGGATTTTCAGGTCGGGCGCTGCATCTACGCCCCGGCGCGGCAGCAGGAGCTGATCGGCACCGTGGTCGACGCGGTGGAGGCGGTCGCCGAAGAACAGGGGGAGTGCACCGACCCGGAGCGCCGTTCCCCCGACCAGTCCTACCACGACAGCTTCGAACTGGTGGAAAGCGACCTGCTGCGCATCGCTGCCATTCTTAAGCACCCCTCCTTTCAGGAGGAGGATGAGTGGCGGGTGGTTTCGCCGGTTTTCAGCGATCTCGCCACGGCACCGATCCACTTCCGCGAAGGGACCTCGATGCTCGTCCCCTACCTCGAATTCGGCCTTACCACCGGGGAGGAGACGCTGCAACTGGAACACCTCTTCCTCGGCCCCTCCCCCAACATCAGCATTTCGATGAACTCCCTGGAACTCTGCCTCGCCCACCACGGCATCCGCCCGGCTGCCGGCATCAGCTACTGCCAGATCCCCTACCGACAACGTTAG
- a CDS encoding phosphatidylserine decarboxylase yields MTFAHHYIERSSGAVRAERLFGDQLVRFLYHPLRERAPALFNLLTGARSSALLGFFNYDLALATRVAGNRRFLCECGVDLGECLDPPEALDTARKVFERRIRYWECRPLPEDPAAIVSPADARVIVGSCRETSHLFLKDKFFSFAELLGETRRGWQAVFAGGDFAVFRLTPDKYHYNHLPVSGEVSEIYELDGSYHSCNPQAVVTIATPYSKNRRVVTIIDTDVAGGSQVGRVAMIEVVALMIGAVEQRYSTTRYDDPQPLQPGMFVAKGQPKSLYRPGSSTDVLLFEPDRIQFAGDLLANQQRRDVASRFTQGFGTPLVETELVVRSLLAWPYETIQPVHDKEN; encoded by the coding sequence ATGACCTTCGCTCATCACTACATCGAGCGCTCTAGCGGCGCGGTGCGTGCCGAGCGCCTCTTCGGCGACCAGCTGGTGCGCTTTCTCTACCACCCGCTGCGGGAACGGGCGCCGGCCCTCTTCAACCTGTTGACCGGGGCGCGCAGCAGCGCGCTGCTCGGCTTCTTTAACTACGACCTGGCGCTGGCGACCCGGGTCGCCGGCAATCGCCGCTTCTTGTGCGAATGCGGGGTCGACCTCGGCGAGTGCCTCGATCCGCCCGAGGCGCTCGACACCGCGCGCAAGGTCTTCGAGCGGCGCATCCGCTACTGGGAATGCCGGCCGCTGCCGGAAGATCCGGCGGCGATCGTCTCGCCGGCCGACGCCCGGGTGATCGTCGGCTCCTGCCGGGAGACCAGCCATCTCTTTCTCAAGGACAAGTTCTTCTCCTTTGCGGAATTGCTCGGCGAAACCCGGCGGGGCTGGCAGGCGGTCTTCGCCGGCGGCGACTTCGCGGTCTTTCGCCTCACCCCGGACAAGTACCATTACAACCACCTGCCGGTCTCCGGTGAGGTCTCTGAAATCTACGAGCTCGACGGCAGCTACCACTCCTGCAACCCGCAGGCGGTGGTGACCATCGCCACTCCCTACTCGAAGAACCGGCGGGTAGTGACCATTATCGACACCGACGTTGCCGGCGGTTCGCAGGTCGGCCGGGTGGCGATGATCGAGGTGGTGGCGCTGATGATCGGCGCGGTGGAGCAGCGCTACAGCACGACGCGCTACGACGACCCGCAGCCGCTGCAACCGGGGATGTTCGTCGCCAAGGGGCAGCCGAAGAGCCTCTACCGTCCGGGGAGCAGCACCGACGTGCTGCTCTTCGAGCCGGACCGGATCCAATTCGCCGGTGACCTGCTCGCCAATCAGCAGCGCCGCGACGTTGCCAGTCGCTTCACCCAAGGCTTCGGCACTCCACTGGTCGAGACCGAACTGGTGGTGCGTTCGCTTCTTGCCTGGCCGTACGAAACGATCCAACCTGTTCACGACAAGGAGAATTGA
- a CDS encoding TnpV protein, with translation MDQLNRFGRMRLDYLTTCRPDLLLRIEREGRLQEHLLALQRHIDWELEQMMAAGLEEEKAESYLLGEFLHNPDLV, from the coding sequence ATGGATCAATTGAACCGGTTCGGCCGGATGCGCCTCGATTATCTTACCACCTGCCGGCCCGACCTGTTGCTGCGTATCGAGCGCGAGGGGCGGCTGCAGGAACATTTGCTCGCCCTGCAGCGCCATATCGACTGGGAACTGGAGCAGATGATGGCGGCGGGGCTGGAGGAGGAGAAGGCGGAGTCCTACCTGCTCGGCGAATTCCTCCACAACCCCGACCTCGTCTGA
- the lexA gene encoding transcriptional repressor LexA, giving the protein MSPLTPKQKAVLDFILAHTEREGYAPSQQEIARAFGFSSLGTVQNYLVRLEREGALSRDWNARRGLRVLRPQGAALELPLAGTVAAGKPIEAIATADTIEVPPSMVGPGENFVLRVRGDSMIGDGILDGDYVVVRKQARAESGQTVVALINGEATVKRLLQKGAVVELHPANPALQPILLDGSEEFRIEGVVVGVIRHCI; this is encoded by the coding sequence ATGAGCCCGTTGACCCCCAAGCAGAAAGCCGTCCTCGACTTCATCCTCGCCCACACCGAGCGCGAGGGGTACGCCCCGTCGCAGCAGGAGATCGCCCGCGCCTTCGGGTTCAGCTCCCTCGGCACGGTGCAGAACTACCTGGTGCGCCTCGAACGCGAGGGGGCGCTTTCCCGCGACTGGAACGCCCGCCGCGGTCTGCGGGTGCTGCGGCCGCAGGGGGCGGCACTGGAACTGCCGCTGGCCGGGACGGTCGCCGCCGGCAAGCCGATCGAGGCGATCGCTACCGCCGATACCATCGAGGTGCCGCCGTCGATGGTCGGCCCAGGGGAAAACTTCGTGCTGCGGGTGCGGGGCGATTCGATGATCGGCGACGGCATTCTCGATGGTGACTACGTGGTGGTGCGCAAGCAGGCTCGCGCCGAGAGCGGTCAGACCGTGGTCGCCCTGATCAACGGCGAGGCGACGGTGAAGCGCCTGCTGCAAAAAGGGGCGGTCGTCGAACTCCACCCCGCCAATCCGGCGCTGCAGCCGATCCTCCTCGACGGCAGCGAAGAGTTCCGCATCGAGGGAGTGGTGGTCGGGGTGATCCGCCACTGTATTTAG
- a CDS encoding lysophospholipid acyltransferase family protein: MPQVPELTSSPFTLPHQWRPVAPIARRLLALDRCQEIYAGLPADLRGAEFISRLLGALSLRADCTRSDRERIPAQGGLLVIANHPFGAAEGLLLAHQLLQVRSDVRILANHLLNRIPQLKDLLIAVDPFGGPGAAPGNRQPLRQALRWLKEGGVLVVFPAGEVSHLQVGRNGVSDPPWAENLAGLVRCSGVPVLPVWFGGGNGATFQLAGLLHRRLRTALLPRQLLNKRCRTLPMRIGGVIGADKLAGFSNDAALVDYLRLRTYLLGSRSQPRSGERGDAARPQAPLVPARIPEALAAEVAALGAEQRLTGSGELEVYLADARQIPQLLLEIGRLREVTFRAVGEGTGRELDLDEYDNHYQHLFLWNARRREVAGAYRIGRVDPQRGLPPERFYTHTLFRYGAQFLERLGPALELGRSFVRPEYQRQFAPLLLLWKGIGAFLVRNPHYRALFGPVSISQDYSQLSKELLTDALRVNCFSPDLARLVAPRTPIRLQPPAVAGCDRGLLQALGRDLAAVEELIAEIEPGPGGIPVLLRHYLGLGGRVLAFNLDKEFSDVVDALVVVDLNQTDFKTLTRYLGREGAATFRDYPENHGGGHAACA; this comes from the coding sequence ATGCCCCAGGTCCCCGAACTTACGTCCTCACCCTTCACCCTCCCCCATCAGTGGCGTCCGGTGGCCCCCATCGCCCGGCGCCTGCTCGCTCTCGACCGCTGTCAGGAGATCTATGCCGGACTTCCCGCCGACCTGCGCGGCGCTGAATTCATCAGCCGCCTGCTCGGAGCCCTGTCGCTGCGGGCCGACTGCACCCGCTCGGACCGCGAGCGCATTCCCGCACAGGGGGGGCTGCTGGTGATCGCCAACCACCCCTTCGGCGCCGCCGAAGGGCTGCTGCTCGCTCACCAGTTGCTCCAGGTCCGCTCCGACGTGCGGATTCTTGCCAACCATCTATTGAACCGTATTCCGCAACTCAAGGACCTGCTGATCGCCGTCGACCCCTTTGGCGGTCCGGGTGCCGCCCCCGGCAATCGCCAGCCGCTGCGCCAGGCGCTGCGCTGGCTGAAGGAGGGCGGCGTCCTGGTGGTCTTCCCCGCCGGCGAGGTCTCGCACCTCCAGGTCGGCCGCAACGGGGTCAGCGATCCGCCCTGGGCGGAGAATCTCGCCGGACTGGTCCGCTGCAGCGGCGTCCCGGTGCTGCCGGTCTGGTTCGGTGGCGGCAACGGCGCCACCTTCCAGCTGGCCGGCCTGCTCCACCGGCGCCTGCGCACCGCCCTGCTGCCGCGCCAACTCCTCAACAAGCGCTGCCGCACCCTGCCGATGCGCATCGGCGGGGTGATAGGCGCCGACAAGCTTGCCGGCTTTTCCAATGACGCCGCCCTGGTCGATTACCTGCGACTGCGCACCTACCTCCTCGGCAGCCGTTCCCAGCCCCGCAGCGGCGAACGCGGGGACGCGGCGCGGCCGCAGGCGCCGCTGGTGCCGGCACGCATCCCGGAGGCCCTGGCCGCCGAAGTCGCCGCTCTCGGCGCCGAACAGCGCCTCACCGGCAGTGGCGAGCTCGAAGTCTATCTTGCCGACGCCCGTCAGATTCCGCAGCTGCTGCTGGAGATCGGTCGGCTGCGCGAGGTCACTTTTCGCGCCGTCGGCGAAGGAACCGGCCGCGAACTCGATCTCGACGAGTATGACAACCACTACCAGCATCTCTTTCTCTGGAACGCCAGGCGCCGGGAAGTGGCCGGCGCCTACCGCATCGGCCGGGTCGACCCGCAGCGGGGTCTCCCCCCCGAACGCTTCTATACCCACACCCTGTTCCGCTACGGCGCACAATTCCTGGAACGCCTCGGCCCGGCCCTGGAGCTGGGCCGCTCCTTCGTGCGTCCCGAATACCAGCGCCAGTTCGCGCCGCTGCTGCTGCTCTGGAAGGGGATCGGCGCCTTCCTCGTCCGCAACCCCCATTACCGGGCCCTGTTCGGACCGGTCAGCATCAGCCAGGACTACAGCCAGCTGTCAAAGGAGCTCCTCACCGATGCCCTGCGCGTCAACTGCTTCTCTCCTGACCTGGCCCGGCTGGTGGCGCCGCGTACCCCGATCCGGCTGCAACCTCCGGCGGTGGCTGGTTGCGACCGCGGCCTGTTGCAGGCTTTGGGCCGGGATCTCGCCGCGGTCGAGGAGCTGATCGCCGAAATCGAGCCGGGACCGGGGGGGATCCCGGTGCTGCTGCGCCACTACCTCGGCCTCGGCGGCCGGGTCCTCGCTTTCAACCTCGACAAGGAATTTTCCGACGTCGTCGATGCCCTGGTGGTGGTCGACCTCAACCAAACCGACTTCAAGACCCTTACCCGCTACCTCGGGCGGGAGGGGGCCGCAACGTTCCGCGACTATCCGGAAAACCACGGCGGCGGTCATGCCGCCTGTGCCTGA